Below is a window of Actinomycetota bacterium DNA.
CAGAAGGTTCGGGAACCCTTGATACAGAACGATGCCGACGCCGTCGTCGGTGAGCTGGACGAGGTCCACCGCCGCTTCGCGTCCGACGAGCGTGACCTGCTGCGTCTCATCGCTCGGGCCGACGCAGTCCGGGTTTGGAAGAACTCCGGTGCGAGAGACATGGCGTCATGGCTCTCTATCCGCTACGGCATCACGGTCTGGAAAGCGCGTCGGTGGCTCCACGCGGCGCACGCCCTCGAGACGCTTCCGGCCTTGGCGCACGCGCTGGCGAGCGGCCGACTCGGCATCGACAAGGTCGTCGAGCTCGCGCGCTTCGCCAGCTTCGAGGACGAGGACGGCCTCATCGCATGGGCCTCGCGAGTCTCTGTGTCGGCCGTTCGTCGCCGCGCCGATCTCGCCGTCCGGCGCGCGATCGAGGAGGTTCGCGCCGCGGATCGGCAGCGCTTCGTGAATTGGTGGTATTCGGAGGATGGAGCTCGGTTCGGCATCGAAGGCGAGCTCCCCGCGGCCGACGGCGCCGTCGTGGCCAAGGCGATCGACCGGCTTGCCGAGCGTATCCCCACGATGCCGGGGGAGGACGGCGAGCTGTTCGCGAGCGCGCGCAAAGCAGACGCGCTGGTGGCCCTGTGCTCGTCGCGGATCGGGGAAGATCCGGACACCGATCGCGCTACGGTCGTCGTCCACATGCGCGAGGGCGCGTCGGCCGCGGGATCACCGAGTGGCGCGGACATCGAAGACGGCCCCGTGATCGCTTCACAAACGGCGGAGCGGCTGCGCTGCGAGTCGAGGACGCAGACGGTCGTCGAGGATGCGGCCGGCGAGCCGCTCGCGCTGGGACGGATGAGCAGGTTCCCCTCAGCCGCGATGCTTCGTCAGCTTCGCTACCGAGACGTCGGATGCACGTTCCCGGGCTGCGGATCGGTGCGGTTCGTGAAGGCGCACCACATCGTGTGGTGGCGGCATGGTGGCCGGACGGACCTCGACAACCTGGTGCTCGTGTGCACGTTCCATCACCGGCTCCTTCACGAGCACGGCTGGACGGTCGCGAGGCCTGGGGGTGCCGTCGGATGGTTCCGACCAGATGGCACGAGGTTCGTTCCCGGCCCCGCGCCGCCCGAGCTGCCGATCAAGATCCCCGAAGCTTTTCGGTTACGCCACGGACTTCCAAGCAGG
It encodes the following:
- a CDS encoding DUF222 domain-containing protein, giving the protein MIQNDADAVVGELDEVHRRFASDERDLLRLIARADAVRVWKNSGARDMASWLSIRYGITVWKARRWLHAAHALETLPALAHALASGRLGIDKVVELARFASFEDEDGLIAWASRVSVSAVRRRADLAVRRAIEEVRAADRQRFVNWWYSEDGARFGIEGELPAADGAVVAKAIDRLAERIPTMPGEDGELFASARKADALVALCSSRIGEDPDTDRATVVVHMREGASAAGSPSGADIEDGPVIASQTAERLRCESRTQTVVEDAAGEPLALGRMSRFPSAAMLRQLRYRDVGCTFPGCGSVRFVKAHHIVWWRHGGRTDLDNLVLVCTFHHRLLHEHGWTVARPGGAVGWFRPDGTRFVPGPAPPELPIKIPEAFRLRHGLPSRW